The genome window GGGCGTAAGTCTCTGAACGAAATCAAAGAGGTGCTGGCCGGCATGGGGCTGCATCTCGGCATGGAAGTCCCGAACTGGCCGCCGGAGAACATCGAAGAACTGGCGAAGCGCTTCGAGGACCATTACTAACAGACCAATCAGACCGCGGGGCGCAGTCCGGCGCGGCGAAGTTTTGAGGACGAGACAATGCGTCACCGTAGATCCGGTCGTAAATTCAATCGTACGGCGAGCCACCGTCAGGCCATGTTCGCCAATATGGCGGCTGCTCTTATCAAGCATGAGCAGATCGTGACCACCCTGCCGAAGGCGAAGGATCTGCGCGGCGTCGTCGAGGCGCTGATCACGCTTGCGAAGCGCGGTGATCTTCATGCGCGTCGCGTCGCGGCGTCCCGTCTTCGCGACGAGACCCAGTTAGCAAAGCTGTTCGCCACGCTTGCGCCGCGCTATGCGGACCGTCCGGGCGGCTATACGCGCGTTCTCAAGGCGGGCTTCCGGTATGGCGACAACGCGCCGCTCGCGGTGATCGAGCTTGTCGACCGCGACGCCAGCGCAAAGGGGCTCGACTCCGGTCCCGTTCAGGACGTTGAGGACGACGAGGCTGAAGCCGCGTAAGCGGGCCAGCGTCTCCGCGAAAAGCGCCCGCAGCATTTACCAACCGCGCGGCGGGTGCCTCGACGAAACAGATTTCGGGCTGCGCCGTCAAGCGCGGCCCTTTTCTTTGCCGCCCTACCGATCACGCGAGCCCAGCCGCGAAACGTGCAAGCGCGTCGCGAAGCTGAGTGAGGGCGGAGTCGCTTGTCACGCGTCCTCAGGCTTTTGTTTGTTATTCGCGAGCCGGCGTCCTCTTTCGCGAACCCGCGTGCAGAACTTGAAGAAGAAACCGTATACCGATCGAATGCGACGCAATCTGATAGGAACGGGGTCTGGAGCGCTCGCGGCGGAGTTCAAAGGGCAAGACATGAGAAAGCGCGTTCGAGATCCTCGGCGCGGGAGATGACGAGCGGCCTGTGGAAGCCGTGGAACAATACATTTGGGGACACAGAACCGACGATCTTTCATCACGGATCGGTTATCTTGGCCGCGACCATTGGCGCGGTGAGCGGCTCCATAGCGTTGTGCCGAGGCATGACGCTGT of Rhodomicrobium vannielii ATCC 17100 contains these proteins:
- the rplQ gene encoding 50S ribosomal protein L17, which gives rise to MRHRRSGRKFNRTASHRQAMFANMAAALIKHEQIVTTLPKAKDLRGVVEALITLAKRGDLHARRVAASRLRDETQLAKLFATLAPRYADRPGGYTRVLKAGFRYGDNAPLAVIELVDRDASAKGLDSGPVQDVEDDEAEAA